A single region of the Chrysoperla carnea chromosome 5, inChrCarn1.1, whole genome shotgun sequence genome encodes:
- the LOC123300491 gene encoding uncharacterized protein LOC123300491 — protein MLNFDNICRTCSFQGELQPLFVENLLNPAEMLIQIFNIEVIKGDKYPQNICSRCLDNLRSAYIFRNQCLDAHKKFEQYLSLNSETINIVCKEEPVNAVFVKEEKQSNHSEIDDVWFELDNESENNPEKKSFECQTLNIP, from the exons atgctaaattttgacaatatttGCCGTACCTGTTCATTCCAGGGTGAATTACAACCCCTTTTCGTTGAGAATTTACTAAATCCTGCAGAAATGTTAATacagatatttaatattgag GTGATAAAAGGCGATAAATATCCACAAAATATTTGTTCGAGATGTTTGGATAATTTAAGATCTGCTTACATATTTAGGAATCAATGTTTAGAtgcacataaaaaatttgaacaatatttaTCACTTAATTCAGAAACTATAAATATCGTCTGTAAGGAAGAACCGGTTAATGCTGTTTTTGTAAAAGAGGAAAAACAATCAAATCATTCAGAAATTGATGACGTTTGGTTCGAATTAGATAATGAATCAGAAAATAATCCAGAGAAAAAATCATTCGAGTGTCAAACAT tgaatatcCCTTAA
- the LOC123299772 gene encoding transmembrane protein 192 yields the protein MATDDEELMPQIKEFRPLRTIIPMIIELLFITGLEVSSIILIVRQERDEKCLSYFILLYLHAAHWFITVIIDFILKYEHHLVRTNGYLEFYRSTLNHHRYPFYIVSLWTTTLSIIQTLIQHFYLDNLESHCLNAGYLRPLTYYCSIITLEFLLLFVIIVNYIIKVYQFNKLQPLPDVQREEWAFNSNQSNFIINEIGHGIQGGHVDDLLEKQADLIQYLREHNDKMNEKIMLLNAQLRARTTATVVDT from the coding sequence ATGGCAACAGATGACGAAGAATTAATGCCACAAATAAAAGAATTTCGACCATTACGAACAATCATCCCTATGATAAtcgaattactttttataactgGTTTAGAAGTCTCATCGATTATCTTGATTGTACGACAAGAACGGGATGAAAAATGTTTGtcatattttattctattatatttacATGCGGCCCATTGGTTTATTACGGTCatcattgattttatattaaaatatgaacacCATCTCGTACGTACAAATggttatttagaattttatcgTAGTACGTTAAATCATCATCGATATCCATTTTATATCGTTAGTTTATGGACAACAACATTATCGATTATCCAAACTTTAATACAACATTTCTATTTAGATAATTTAGAATCGCATTGTTTAAATGCAGGATATTTACGACCTTTAACGTATTACTGTTCGATTATAActctagaatttttattattatttgtaattatcgttaattatatcataaaagtatatcaatttaataaattacaaccGTTACCGGACGTACAAAGAGAGGAATGGGCATTTAATTCAAATCAAtcgaattttattatcaatgaaATTGGTCATGGTATTCAAGGAGGTCATGTTGATGATTTACTTGAAAAACAAGCggatttaatacaatatttacgTGAGCATAACGATAAAATGAATGAGAAAATTATGCTTTTAAATGCACAATTACGTGCGAGAACTACAGCAACTGTTGTTgatacataa
- the LOC123299762 gene encoding gastrula zinc finger protein XlCGF52.1-like isoform X1 gives MLNFDNICRTCSLQGELQSLFVEDLLNPAEMLTQIVDIKVIKGDKYPQNICSRCLDSLRSSYIFKNQCLDAHKKFEQYLSQNAETIVDYKRELDNVFIKEESELDHSKTDDVSFELDNESGSNPEEKPYDCKKCNVQFKYQKNFERHLKKHDQLYICTICGDQFISKTRLEQHSLKHSGEKLYECEKHDQLYICPSCGNKFPTRHDLEQHSQEHCKKETIPDEDCEKSFLQRPKKLKNVNKELFNPKVTVKKNFPQIKPKRKYLCDYCGRGYPDATKLNAHIRTHTGEKPFSCIECNKFFTGNHNLRQHRRVYHSNKKPYKCDFCEKSFAMSHWLKQHVRIHMNAKPFTCDICNQKFREKHHLTRHKLVHTGEKPFSCSVCDKQFTQKSNLGSHMRTHAGEKSYVCSICSEVFHDSNSLKNHRAKHVIQ, from the exons atgctaaattttgacaatatttGCCGTACCTGTTCATTGCAGGGTGAATTACAATCCCTTTTCGTTGAAGATTTACTAAATCCTGCAGAAATGTTAACCCAGATAGTTGATATAAAG GTGATAAAAGGCGATAAATATCCACAAAATATTTGTTCGAGATGTTTGGATTCTTTAAGATCTTCTTACATATTTAAGAATCAATGTTTAGAtgcacataaaaaatttgaacaatatttaTCGCAAAATGCAGAAACCATTGTAGATTATAAAAGAGAATTagataatgtttttataaaagaagaaaGCGAATTAGATCATTCAAAGACTGACGATGTTTCGTTCGAATTAGATAATGAATCAGGGAGTAATCCAGAAGAAAAACCATACGATTGTAAGAAATGTAACGTGCaatttaaataccaaaaaaacttTGAACGGCATTTAAAAAAGCATGACCAGTTGTATATATGTACGATTTGTGGTGACCAATTTATAAGTAAAACTCGTTTAGAACAACATAGCTTAAAACATTCAGGGGAAAAACTGTACGAGTGCGAAAAGCATGACCAATTGTACATTTGTCCCAGTTGTGGTAATAAATTTCCTACAAGACATGATTTAGAACAACATAGTCAAGAACACTGCAAAAAAGAAACGATTCCTGACGAAGATTGTGAAAAATCTTTCCTTCAACGtcccaaaaagttaaaaaatgtcaataaagAATTGTTTAATCCAAAAGTAacggtgaaaaaaaattttccacaaattaaacccaaaagaaaatatttatgcgATTACTGTGGGCGTGGTTATCCAGATGCTACAAAATTAAATGCTCACATCCGAActcataccggagaaaaacctttttcatgtattgaatgtaataaatttttcacaggTAACCATAATTTGCGCCAACACAGACGAGTGtatcattcaaataaaaaaccctacaaatgcgatttttgtgaaaaaagttTTGCCATGTCACACTGGCTAAAACAACATGTCAGAATACACATGAATGCGAAACCATTcacatgtgatatttgtaatcagAAGTTTCGAGAAAAACATCATTTAACGCGACATAAATTAGTacataccggtgaaaaaccattttcatgcaGTGTTTGTGATAAACAATTTACACAAAAGAGTAATTTAGGATCACACATGAGAACACATGCTGGTGAAAAATCGTACGTGTGTTCGATATGTAGTGAAGTTTTTCATGATTCGAATAGTTTGAAAAATCACCGGGCAAAGCATGTAatacaataa
- the LOC123299769 gene encoding zinc finger protein 501-like, which translates to MLNFDNICRTCSLQGELKPLFFEDFQSPAEMLTQIIDIKVIKGDKYPQNICTRCLDTLRSAYIFKNQCLDAFKKFEQYLSLNSETINIVCKEEPVNAVFVKEEQQSDHSEIEDELLEIDNKLENNTEIKSYECETCNEKFENQKNYEKHLKKHKQLYICPICGEQFSSKYPLKQHSLKHSNEKPYKCEKCNAQFKHPKNYKSHLKKHEESYICSICGNQFSSKKHLEQHSQEHNNEKLLSNGDCEKSFDQCPVKLKNISDEFVNSKVTVEKLLPKVEYKKKFLCDYCGRGYTDATKLNAHIRTHTGEKPFSCIECNKFFTGKKNLRQHNRIRHSNKKPYKCDFCEKSFTMSHVLKQHLRIHMNAKPFTCDICDQKFREKHHLTRHQFVHTGEKPFSCSVCDKQFTQKSNLRSHMKTHMGEKPYVCTVFE; encoded by the exons ATGCTGAATTTTGACAATATTTGCCGTACCTGTTCATTGCAGGGTGAATTAAAACCTCTTTTCTTTGAAGATTTTCAAAGTCCTGCAGAAATGTTAACCCAGATAATTGATATTAAG GTAATAAAAGGTGATAAATATCCACAAAATATTTGTACGAGATGTTTGGATACTTTAAGATCTGCTTACATATTTAAGAATCAATGTTTagatgcatttaaaaaatttgaacaatatttaTCACTTAATTCAGAAACTATAAATATCGTTTGTAAAGAAGAACCGGTTAATGCTGTTTTCGTAAAAGAGGAACAACAATCAGATCATTCAGAAATAGAAGACGAGTTGCTcgaaatagataataaattagaaaataatacagAGATAAAATCTTACGAGTGTGAAACGTGCaatgaaaaattcgaaaatcaaaaaaattatgaaaaacatttaaaaaagcatAAACAATTGTATATTTGTCCTATTTGTGGTGAAcaattttcaagtaaatatCCGTTAAAACAACATAGCCTTAAACATTCAAACGAAAAAccttataaatgtgaaaaatgtaacGCCCAATTCAAGCatccaaaaaattacaaaagtcaTCTCAAAAAGCACGAAGAATCATACATTTGTTCAATTTGTGGTAACCAGTTTTCAAGTAAGAAACATTTAGAACAACATAGCCAGGAacataataatgaaaaactacTCTCCAACGGAGATTGTGAAAAATCTTTCGATCAATGTCCcgttaagttaaaaaatatcagTGATGAGTTCGTTAATTCCAAAGTGACGGTCGAGAAACTTTTGCCAAAAGtagaatataagaaaaaattcctTTGCGATTATTGTGGACGTGGGTACACTGATGCTACAAAATTAAATGCTCATATACGAACtcataccggtgaaaaacctttttcatgtattgaatgtaataaatttttcacaggtaaaaaaaatttacggcAACATAATCGAATACGTCATTCGAATAAAAAACCCTATAAAtgtgatttttgtgaaaaaagttTTACCATGTCACATGTGCTAAAACAACATTTAAGGATACACATGAATGCGAAACCATTtacatgtgatatttgtgatcAGAAATTTCGAGAAAAACATCATTTAACTCGACATCAATTCGTACACaccggtgaaaaaccattttcatgtagtGTTTGTGATAAACAATTTACACAAAAGAGTAATTTACGTTCGCACATGAAAACCCATATGGGTGAAAAACCGTATGTATGTACGGTTTTCgagtag
- the LOC123299762 gene encoding zinc finger protein OZF-like isoform X2, which produces MLNFDNICRTCSLQGELQSLFVEDLLNPAEMLTQIVDIKVIKGDKYPQNICSRCLDSLRSSYIFKNQCLDAHKKFEQYLSQNAETIVDYKRELDNVFIKEESELDHSKTDDVSFELDNESGSNPEEKPYDCKKCNVQFKYQKNFERHLKKHDQLYICPSCGNKFPTRHDLEQHSQEHCKKETIPDEDCEKSFLQRPKKLKNVNKELFNPKVTVKKNFPQIKPKRKYLCDYCGRGYPDATKLNAHIRTHTGEKPFSCIECNKFFTGNHNLRQHRRVYHSNKKPYKCDFCEKSFAMSHWLKQHVRIHMNAKPFTCDICNQKFREKHHLTRHKLVHTGEKPFSCSVCDKQFTQKSNLGSHMRTHAGEKSYVCSICSEVFHDSNSLKNHRAKHVIQ; this is translated from the exons atgctaaattttgacaatatttGCCGTACCTGTTCATTGCAGGGTGAATTACAATCCCTTTTCGTTGAAGATTTACTAAATCCTGCAGAAATGTTAACCCAGATAGTTGATATAAAG GTGATAAAAGGCGATAAATATCCACAAAATATTTGTTCGAGATGTTTGGATTCTTTAAGATCTTCTTACATATTTAAGAATCAATGTTTAGAtgcacataaaaaatttgaacaatatttaTCGCAAAATGCAGAAACCATTGTAGATTATAAAAGAGAATTagataatgtttttataaaagaagaaaGCGAATTAGATCATTCAAAGACTGACGATGTTTCGTTCGAATTAGATAATGAATCAGGGAGTAATCCAGAAGAAAAACCATACGATTGTAAGAAATGTAACGTGCaatttaaataccaaaaaaacttTGAACGGCATTTAAAAAAGCATGAC CAATTGTACATTTGTCCCAGTTGTGGTAATAAATTTCCTACAAGACATGATTTAGAACAACATAGTCAAGAACACTGCAAAAAAGAAACGATTCCTGACGAAGATTGTGAAAAATCTTTCCTTCAACGtcccaaaaagttaaaaaatgtcaataaagAATTGTTTAATCCAAAAGTAacggtgaaaaaaaattttccacaaattaaacccaaaagaaaatatttatgcgATTACTGTGGGCGTGGTTATCCAGATGCTACAAAATTAAATGCTCACATCCGAActcataccggagaaaaacctttttcatgtattgaatgtaataaatttttcacaggTAACCATAATTTGCGCCAACACAGACGAGTGtatcattcaaataaaaaaccctacaaatgcgatttttgtgaaaaaagttTTGCCATGTCACACTGGCTAAAACAACATGTCAGAATACACATGAATGCGAAACCATTcacatgtgatatttgtaatcagAAGTTTCGAGAAAAACATCATTTAACGCGACATAAATTAGTacataccggtgaaaaaccattttcatgcaGTGTTTGTGATAAACAATTTACACAAAAGAGTAATTTAGGATCACACATGAGAACACATGCTGGTGAAAAATCGTACGTGTGTTCGATATGTAGTGAAGTTTTTCATGATTCGAATAGTTTGAAAAATCACCGGGCAAAGCATGTAatacaataa
- the LOC123299763 gene encoding gastrula zinc finger protein XlCGF8.2DB-like, whose amino-acid sequence MHEESYISSLCGNQFPSKKRLEQHSQEYYIEKTNIEEDCAKSFNSSYRELNNASDDRFTPNKSTETTCTEILTKKKYLCEYCGRDYNDISKLNIHIRTHTGEKPYSCNECNKLFTSQSNRNEHIRITHKKEKRYKCTLCEKTFTISNLLKQHIRIHMNDKPFTCDICNQKFREKHHLTRHKLVHTGEKPFSCSICDKQFRQNDTLRKHMRTHTGKKCTFCEKKFTTSERLKNHLRIHTNDKPFECDICNQKFRLKQHLIRHQFVHTGEKPFSCSICDKKFTQNSNLRSHMRTHTGEK is encoded by the coding sequence ATGCACGAAGAATCTTACATTTCATCTCTTTGTGGTAACCAGTTTCCAAGTAAAAAACGTTTAGAACAACATAGCCAggaatattatattgaaaaaacgAATATTGAAGAAGACTGTGCAAAATCTTTCAACTCAAGTTACAGGGAGTTAAATAATGCAAGTGATGATCGGTTTACTCCAAATAAATCGACAGAAACAACTTGTACAGAAATTCTaactaaaaagaaatatttatgtgaATACTGCGGACGTGACTATAACGatatttcaaaactaaataTTCACATTCGAACtcataccggtgaaaaaccTTATTCATGTAATGaatgcaataaattatttacaagtcAATCCAATAGGAACGAGCATATTCGAATAAcccataaaaaagaaaaacgctATAAATGTACCCTTTGTGAGAAGACATTCACAATATCAAATTTGCTAAAACAACATATAAGGATTCACATGAATGATAAACCATTcacatgtgatatttgtaatcaaaaattCCGAGAAAAACACCATTTAACACGACATAAACTAGTACATACCGGTGAAAAGCCATTTTCATGTAGTATTTGTGATAAACAGTTTAGACAAAACGATACTTTACGAAAGCACATGAGAACACATACGGGGAAAAAATGTACGTTTTGTGAGAAGAAATTCACAACGTCCGaaagattaaaaaatcatttgaggATACATACGAATGATAAACCATTtgaatgtgatatttgtaatcaaaaatttcgattaaaacaACATTTAATTCGACATCAATTCGTGCACaccggtgaaaaaccattttcatgtagtatttgtgataaaaaatttacacaaaatagtAATTTACGGTCGCACATGAGGACACATACGGGGGAAAAATAG
- the LOC123300492 gene encoding zinc finger protein 383-like, producing the protein MFNFENICRTCSLQGELQSLFADDIPSPAEMLTEIDIKVIKGDKYPQNICKRCLLNLKSAYLFKSQCQNVYNKFKQYVSSNSETVIDNGEMINTVFIKEEKQSDHLEIDQNCLELERELINNSNNKNDYECEKCSKKFKNQKSYQRHLDKGKTFKQCKNTYKRKLKIECDVTLEHDDNEIDISNKTTGKTFVRDKISQKIEKLLCDFCGLEYRNFTRLKEHVRTHTGEKPFACIECNKSFRCKSLLNHHQRINHSSEKPYKCDFCGKCFGYSKWLKNHLRIHTNDKPYTCDICNQKFRQRHHLTRHKYVHTGEKPFSCGVCDKQFTQNSNLRTHMRTHTGEKPYVCSICEKGFHDSSSLKNHREKHKMFNNEENQNVPPILNTDK; encoded by the exons atgttcaattttgaaaatatttgccgTACCTGTTCCTTACAGGGTGAATTACAATCCTTATTTGCTGATGATATTCCAAGTCCTGCAGAAATGTTAACTGAAATTGATATTAAG GTGATAAAGGGCGATAAATATccacaaaatatttgtaaaagatgtttacttaatttaaaatcagCGTACTTATTTAAGAGTCAATGTCAAAATGtctataataaattcaaacaatATGTATCGTCGAACTCAGAAACTGTCATAGATAATGGAGAAATGATTAATACGGTTTTTATTAAGGAAGAAAAACAATCGGATCATTTAGAAATTGACCAAAATTGTTTAGAATTAGAGCgggaattaataaataattcaaataataaaaatgactaCGAATGCGAAAAAtgtagcaaaaaatttaaaaatcaaaaaagttatCAGCGCCATTTGGATAAGGGCAAAACATTTAAACAGTGTAAAAATACTTATAAACGTAAGCTTAAAATCGAATGTGATGTAACGTTAGAACATGACGATAATGAAATTGATATCTCAAATAAAACAACTGGAAAAACTTTCGTTAGAGataaaatttcccaaaaaatcgaaaaattattatgtgaTTTTTGTGGTCTAGAATATAGGAATTTTACTAGACTAAAGGAACATGTTCGAACtcataccggtgaaaaaccatttgcttGTATCGAATGCAATAAATCCTTTCGATGTAAATCACTTTTAAACCATCATCAACGAATCAATCATTCAAgtgaaaaaccatataaatgtgATTTTTGTGGGAAATGTTTTGGATATTCAAAATggttaaaaaaccatttaaggATACATACAAATGATAAACCGTAtacatgtgatatttgtaatcaaaaatttCGACAAAGGCATCATTTAACACGACATAAATACGTacataccggtgaaaaaccattttcgtgCGGTGTTTGTGATAAACAATTTACACAAAATAGTAATTTACGAACGCATATGCGAACACATACAGGTGAAAAACCTTATGTGTGTTCGATATGTGAGAAAGGCTTTCATGATTCAAGTAGTTTGAAAAATCATCGAGAAAAgcataaaatgtttaataatgaaGAAAATCAAAATGTACCACCTATTTTAAATAcagataaatga
- the LOC123299768 gene encoding zinc finger protein 664-like: MLNFDNICRTCSLQGELQPLFVEDLLNPAEMLTQIVDIKVIKGDKYPQNICSRCLDSLRSAYIFKNQCQNAYKKFEQYLSLNSETKLDCKEEPVNAVFIKEEKQSDHSEIDDDWFGLDNELENNTENKSYECETCDVKFENQKNYERHLKKHKQLYICPICGEQFSSKYPLKQHSLKHSDEKPYKCEKCNVQFKYPKNYKSHLKKHEESYICSICGNQFSSKKRLEKHNREHYIEKTNIDEESEKSFNPCPGELNNASDDLFTPNKATETTCTKILPKKKYLCDYCGRDYHDVSKLNDHIRTHTGEKPYSCNECNKLFTSQSLWSHHNRIHHTKEKRYKCTFCEKTFAMSQRLKHHLRIHTNDKPFTCDICNQKFRIKHHLIRHQFVHTGEKPFSCSICDKKFTQNSNLRSHMRTHTGEKSYVCSICSEVFHDLNSMKNHRAKHVLQ, translated from the exons atgctaaattttgacaatatttGCCGTACTTGTTCCTTGCAGGGGGAATTACAACCCCTTTTCGTTGAAGATTTACTAAATCCTGCAGAAATGTTAACCCAGATAGTTGATATTAAG GTGATTAAAGGCGATAAATATCCACAAAATATTTGTTCGAGATGTTTGGATTCTTTAAGATCTGCTTACATATTCAAGAATCAATGTCAAAATGCGTATAAAAAGTTTGAACAATATTTATCACTTAATTCAGAAACTAAGCTAGATTGTAAAGAAGAACCGGTTAATGctgtttttataaaagaagaGAAACAATCAGATCATTCAGAAATTGATGACGATTGGTTCGGATTAGAtaatgaattagaaaataatacagAGAACAAATCTTACGAGTGTGAGACATGtgatgtaaaatttgaaaatcaaaaaaattacgaaaggCACTTAAAAAAGCATAAACAATTGTATATTTGTCCTATTTGTGGTGAACAATTTTCTAGTAAATATCCCTTAAAACAACATAGCCTTAAACATTCAGATGAAAAACCTtacaaatgtgaaaaatgtaacGTACAATTCAAATATCCAAAGAATTACAAAAGTCATCTCAAAAAGCACGAGGAATCATACATTTGCTCTATTTGTGGTAAccagttttcaagtaaaaaacgGTTAGAAAAACATAACCGCGAACATTATATTGAAAAGACGAATATTGACGAAGAATCTGAAAAATCTTTCAACCCATGTCCCGGAGAGTTAAATAATGCAAGTGATGATCTGTTTACTCCAAATAAAGCTACAGAAACAACTTGTACAAAAATTCTacctaaaaagaaatatttatgcgaCTACTGCGGACGTGACTATCACGATGTTTCAAAACTAAATGATCACATTCGAACtcataccggtgaaaaaccTTATTCATGTAATGaatgcaataaattatttacaagtcAATCACTTTGGAGCCATCATAATCGTATACACcatacaaaagaaaaacgttATAAATGTACCTTTTGTGAGAAGACATTCGCAATGTCCCAAAGGTTAAAACATCACCTGAGGATACATACGAATGATAAACCATTcacatgtgatatttgtaatcaaaaatttcgaataaaacaTCATTTAATTCGACATCAATTCGTacataccggtgaaaaaccattttcatgtagtatttgtgataaaaaattcacaCAAAATAGTAATTTACGGTCGCACATGAGAACACATACCGGGGAAAAATCGTACGTGTGTTCAATATGTAGTGAAGTTTTCCATGACTTAAATAGTATGAAAAATCATCGTGCTAAGCATGTAttacaataa